A genome region from Perca fluviatilis chromosome 20, GENO_Pfluv_1.0, whole genome shotgun sequence includes the following:
- the fut9a gene encoding 4-galactosyl-N-acetylglucosaminide 3-alpha-L-fucosyltransferase 9 — MPSAPFHRILRPLLLGTFILGCFVTLFLMYFKPSTSWLSGPVESTVSTDRVKNLFSIKNDKNVTTVLIWLWPFGQTYDLGVCSSLFNIEGCFITADRNLYNKSDGVVIHHRDICTDLSNLPPLQRPSFQKWIWMNLESPSHSSQLPGIENLFNLTLNYRQDADIEVPYGSIVAAEGEEDFVPPSKNKLICWIVSNWNQDHVRVKYYNELYKHIEVHAYGQAFGEYISDQDYFPTIASCKFYLAFENSIHKDYITEKLYNPLSVGTVPVVLGPARQNYENFIQGDAFIHVDDFTSPKELADYLLLLDKNEEMYLRYFEWRRHFKVKKAYFWAEHTCLACDYLRRHKEYKAFNNLDKWYWGA, encoded by the coding sequence ATGCCATCTGCACCTTTTCACAGAATCCTACGACCCCTTCTGCTCGGCACATTCATACTGGGATGCTTTGTGACTCTGtttttgatgtattttaaaCCATCCACCAGCTGGTTATCGGGTCCTGTAGAGTCAACAGTATCCACAGACCGGGTCAAGAACCTCTTCTCCATCAAGAACGATAAAAACGTGACCACCGTGCTGATCTGGCTCTGGCCCTTCGGACAAACCTACGACCTGGGCGTGTGCAGCTCTCTCTTCAACATCGAGGGCTGTTTCATCACAGCGGACAGAAACCTCTACAACAAGTCGGATGGGGTCGTCATCCATCACCGAGACATCTGCACTGACCTGTCCAACCTGCCGCCTCTCCAGCGACCATCCTTCCAGAAGTGGATATGGATGAACCTGGAGTCGCCGTCGCACTCCTCCCAGCTGCCTGGGATCGAGAACCTGTTCAATCTGACTCTCAATTACCGTCAGGATGCTGACATTGAAGTGCCTTATGGGTCGATCGTAGCAGCGGAGGGTGAGGAGGACTTTGTCCCACCCAGCAAAAACAAGCTGATCTGCTGGATTGTGAGCAACTGGAACCAGGACCACGTGCGGGTCAAATACTACAATGAGCTGTACAAACACATTGAGGTTCACGCGTATGGACAAGCCTTCGGGGAGTACATCTCTGACCAAGATTATTTCCCCACCATTGCCAGCTGCAAGTTCTACCTGGCTTTTGAGAACTCCATCCACAAGGACTACATTACTGAAAAACTGTACAACCCGCTCTCTGTGGGGACAGTCCCAGTGGTTCTGGGCCCGGCCAGGCAGAACTACGAGAACTTTATCCAGGGAGACGCCTTCATCCACGTGGACGACTTCACCTCGCCCAAGGAGCTGGCCGATTACCTGCTGCTCTTGGACAAGAACGAGGAAATGTACCTCAggtactttgagtggaggcGGCACTTTAAAGTGAAGAAGGCCTATTTCTGGGCAGAGCACACATGCCTGGCTTGTGATTACCTGCGTAGGCACAAGGAGTACAAGGCATTCAATAACCTTGACAAGTGGTACTGGGGCGCATAG
- the fhl5 gene encoding four and a half LIM domains protein 5 has protein sequence MSTNERFNCHYCKDSLLGKKYIMKEDTQYCTKCYENLFANCCKSCSLAIGCNCKDLSYKDLHWHEQCFKCAKCSRSLVEKAFAAKDDLLLCTECYAHDYSSKCTTCKKTVMPGSRKMEYKGNSWHETCFLCHRCQQPIGTKSFIPKDTGYFCVPCFEKQFAYQCCACKKAITTGGVTYQDKPWHRECFLCIGCRKQLSGQRFTSRENYPYCLECFSNLYAKKCVGCTKPITSLAGAKYISFEERQWHSECFTCIQCSVSLVGRGFLTQRDNILCTDCGREK, from the exons atgTCCACCAACGAGCGTTTCAACTGCCATTACTGCAAAGACTCCCTGCTGGGGAAGAAGTACATAATGAAAGAGGACACGCAGTACTGCACTAAGTGCTATGAGAACCTGTTCGCTAACTGCTGTAAGAGCTGCTCTTTAGCAATTGGCTGCAACTGCAAG GACTTGTCCTACAAGGATCTCCACTGGCATGAGCAATGTTTCAAGTGTGCAAAGTGTAGCCGCTCTCTGGTGGAAAAAGCCTTTGCCGCTAAGGACGATTTGTTGCTTTGCACCGAATGCTACGCCCACGACTATTCTTCTAAGTGCACCACCTGCAAGAAAACTGTCATGCCAG GATCCCGTAAAATGGAATACAAGGGGAACAGCTGGCATGAGACCTGCTTCCTGTGCCACCGCTGCCAGCAGCCAATAGGAACCAAGTCCTTCATCCCAAAAGACACCGGCTACTTTTGCGTGCCCTGCTTTGAGAAGCAGTTTGCCTACCAATGTTGTGCTTGTAAGAAG GCCATCACAACAGGTGGAGTGACCTACCAAGACAAGCCCTGGCACCGCGAGTGTTTCCTATGCATCGGCTGCAGAAAGCAGCTGTCTGGTCAGCGCTTCACCTCCAGGGAAAACTACCCCTACTGCCTCGAATGCTTCAGCAACCTGTATGCAAAGAAGTGTGTGGGCTGCACCAAGCCCATAACAA GTCTGGCAGGGGCCAAGTACATCTCTTTTGAGGAGCGCCAGTGGCACAGCGAGTGTTTCACCTGCATTCAGTGCTCTGTGTCGCTGGTGGGACGCGGCTTCCTCACCCAGCGCGACAACATCTTGTGCACCGACTGCGGCAGGGAGAAGTGA
- the LOC120549601 gene encoding serine/threonine-protein phosphatase PP1-beta catalytic subunit-like has translation MAEGELNVDSLISRLLEVRGCRPGKIVQMTEAEVRGLCIKSREIFLSQPILLELEAPLKICGDIHGQYTDLLRLFEYGGFPPEANYLFLGDYVDRGKQSLETICLLLAYKIKYPENFFLLRGNHECASINRIYGFYDECKRRFNIKLWKTFTDCFNCLPIAAIIDEKIFCCHGGLSPDLQSMEQIRRIMRPTDVPDTGLLCDLLWSDPDKDVQGWGENDRGVSFTFGADVVSKFLNRHDLDLICRAHQVVEDGYEFFAKRQLVTLFSAPNYCGEFDNAGGMMSVDESLMCSFQILKPSEKKAKYQYGGVNSGRPVTPPRTTQAPKKR, from the exons ATGGCGGAGGGTGAATTGAACGTGGACAGCCTCATCTCTCGGCTCCTGGAAG tACGGGGATGTCGCCCGGGGAAGATAGTCCAGATGACAGAGGCAGAGGTGCGGGGCCTCTGCATCAAATCCAGGGAGATCTTCCTCAGCCAGCCCATCCTTCTGGAGCTTGAGGCACCCCTGAAGATCTGTG GTGATATCCATGGGCAATACACAGATCTACTGAGGCTGTTTGAGTATGGTGGTTTCCCTCCAGAGGCCAACTACCTTTTCCTGGGCGATTACGTGGACCGAGGGAAACAGTCCCTGGAAACCATCTGCCTTCTGTTGGCCTACAAGATCAAATACCCAGAGAACTTTTTCCTGCTCAGGGGCAACCATGAGTGTGCTTCCATCAACCGCATCTACGGCTTCTACGATGAGT GCAAGCGCAGGTTCAACATTAAGTTGTGGAAGACCTTCACTGACTGCTTTAACTGCCTCCCCATTGCTGCTATCATTGATGAGAAGATTTTCTGCTGCCATGGAG ggcTATCGCCTGATTTGCAGTCAATGGAGCAGATTCGCAGGATCATGAGGCCAACAGACGTGCCTGACACAG GCCTGCTGTGTGACCTGTTGTGGTCAGACCCAGATAAGGATGTACAAGGTTGGGGAGAGAATGACCGCGGGGTCTCCTTCACTTTCGGAGCAGACGTGGTCAGCAAGTTCTTAAACCGCCACGACCTGGACCTCATCTGCAGAGCCCACCAG GTTGTGGAGGATGGATATGAGTTTTTTGCCAAACGCCAACTGGTCACACTTTTCTCTGCTCCAAACTACTGCGGGGAGTTTGACAATGCAGGCGGCATGATGAGTGTTGATGAATCCCTCATGTGCTCCTTCCAG ATCCTAAAGCCCTCAGAGAAGAAGGCCAAGTATCAGTATGGTGGTGTAAATTCTGGTCGGCCTGTCACCCCACCCCGCACCACCCAAGCCCCCAAGAAGAGGTGA
- the manea gene encoding glycoprotein endo-alpha-1,2-mannosidase: MARFRRKSCITLIALVLLVLIVSVVLKSLTPEDSPFSSPVGAELFPDRKDDNQIQKENNNKADQTKINDSAQSEKLEASLRKFPPPNYYLHAFYYAWFGNPQFDGKYIHWDHPQLPHWDGKVAQGYPQGRHVPPDDIGSNFYPSLGPYSSRDPSIIESHMQQLRTAAIGVIAVSWYPPNMKDDNGGPTDDFVPLLLEVAHKYHIKVAFHIEPYKERDEANMFTNVKYIIEKYGEHPAFFKYRTNNGKLLPLFYVYDSYLMNSEQWAKLLKHTESNSIRDTPYDAIFIALLVEEKHKRDILTSGFDGIYTYFATNGFSYGSTQRNWDSIKAFCEDNNLIFIPSVGPGYIDTSIRPWNFQNTRNRINGKYYETSLSAALKARPDFISITSFNEWHEGTQIEMAIPKTSQTVYLDYLPNKPAIYLEITRKWAAIFGGERQKWQD, from the exons ATGGCAAGGTTTAGACGCAAATCTTGCATCACATTAATTGCTTTGGTATTGCTTGTGCTCATAGTATCGGTTGTGTTGAAGTCGCTGACACCAGAAGACTCTCCGTTCAGCAGCCCTGTTGGTGCGGAGCTGTTCCCGGACAGAAAGGATGACAATCAAATccagaaagaaaacaacaataaaGCAGACCAGACCAAAATAAATGACTCCGCTCAGTCAGAGAAACTGGAAGCTTCCCTGAGGAAGTTCCCTCCTCCAAACTACTATCTCCATGCCTTCTACTACGCATGGTTTGGGAACCCCCAGTTTGATGGCAAATACATCCACTGGGACCACCCGCAGCTGCCCCACTGGGACGGTAAGGTGGCTCAGGGGTATCCACAAGGGAGACACGTCCCACCTGATGACATCGGGTCCAACTTCTACCCCTCTTTAGGGCCTTACAGCTCTAGGGATCCCTCCATTATAGAGTCTCATATGCAGCAGCTGCGCACAGCAGCCATTG GTGTCATTGCTGTTTCCTGGTATCCTCCTAATATGAAGGATGATAATGGTGGTCCAACGGATGACTTTGTGCCTTTGCTGCTGGAAGTGGCACATAAATACCATATTAAG GTAGCGTTTCACATTGAACCATACAAAGAAAGAGATGAAGCCAACATGTTCACTAATGTCAAATACATCATTGAGAA ATACGGAGAGCACCCTGCTTTCTTTAAGTACCGGACAAACAATGGCAAGCTTCTTCCACTCTTCTATGTGTATGACTCATATCTGATGAACTCGGAGCAGTGGGCCAAACtgctaaaacacacagagagtaaCAGCATTAGGGATACCCCGTATGACGCCATCTTCATTGCCCTGCTGGTCGAGGAGAAACATAAGAGGGATATCCTGACTTCCGGTTTCGATGGTATCTACACCTACTTTGCTACTAATGGGTTTTCCTATGGGTCCACTCAGCGGAACTGGGACTCTATTAAAGCTTTCTGCGAAGATAACAACCTGATATTCATCCCAAGTGTGGGCCCCGGGTATATTGACACGAGTATTCGACCCTGGAACTTCCAAAACACTCGTAACCGCATCAACGGCAAATACTATGAAACCTCGCTGAGTGCTGCATTGAAAGCCAGGCCTGATTTTATCTCTATAACATCTTTTAATGAATGGCACGAGGGGACTCAGATTGAAATGGCAATTCCCAAAACAAGTCAGACTGTGTATCTGGACTACCTGCCCAATAAACCTGCAATCTACCTGGAGATAACCCGCAAATGGGCTGCGATATTTGGTGGCGAGCGACAGAAATGGCAGGATTGA